The following are from one region of the Littorina saxatilis isolate snail1 linkage group LG4, US_GU_Lsax_2.0, whole genome shotgun sequence genome:
- the LOC138963625 gene encoding soluble scavenger receptor cysteine-rich domain-containing protein SSC5D-like, with protein sequence MINGQRAKGDNLRAPPFSTPFSTPFSTPFFTPFSTPFSTPFSTPFSTPFFTPFSTPFSTPFSTPFSTPFFTPFSTPFSTPFSTPFSTPFSTPFSTPFSTPFSTPFSTPFSTPFSTPFSTPFSTPFSTPFSTPFSTPFSTPFSTPFSTPFSTPFSTPFSTPFSTPFSTPFSTPFSTPFSTPFSTPFFTPFSTPFSTPFSTPFSTPFSTPFTTPFSTPFSTPFSTPFSTPFTTPFSTPHRSPHLSPHRSPHRSPHRSPHRSPHRSPHLSPHRSPHLSPHLSPHRSPHLSPHLSPHLSPHLSPHRSPHLSPHLSPHRSPHRSPHLSPHRSPHRSPHLSPHRSPHRSPHRSPHRSPHLSPHLSSHLSPHRSPHLSPHRSPHRSPHRSPHRSPHLSPHRSPHRSP encoded by the exons ATGATAAACGGTCAGAGAGCCAAGGGCGACAACTTGAG aGCTCCACCTTTCTCCACACCGTTCTCCACACCGTTCTCCACACCTTTCTTCACACCTTTCTCCACACCGTTCTCCACACCTTTCTCCACACCTTTCTCCACACCTTTCTTCACACCGTTCTCCACACCGTTCTCCACACCTTTCTCCACACCTTTCTCCACACCGTTCTTCACACCGTTCTCCACACCGTTCTCCACACCGTTCTCCACACCGTTCTCCACACCGTTCTCCACACCTTTCTCCACACCGTTCTCCACACCTTTCTCCACACCTTTCTCCACACCGTTCTCCACACCTTTCTCCACACCTTTCTCCACACCTTTCTCCACACCTTTCTCCACACCGTTCTCCACACCTTTCTCCACACCTTTCTCCACACCGTTCTCCACACCGTTCTCCACACCTTTCTCCACACCTTTCTCCACACCGTTCTCCACACCTTTCTCCACACCGTTCTCCACACCGTTCTCCACACCGTTCTCCACACCGTTCTCCACACCTTTCTCCACACCTTTCTTCACACCTTTCTCCACACCGTTCTCCACACCTTTCTCCACACCTTTCTCCACACCGTTCTCCACACCGTTCACCACACCGTTCTCCACACCTTTCTCCACACCGTTCTCCACACCGTTCTCCACACCGTTCACCACACCTTTCTCCACACC ACACCGTTCTCCACACCTTTCTCCACACCGTTCTCCACACCGTTCTCCACACCGTTCTCCACACCGTTCTCCACACCGTTCTCCACACCTTTCTCCACACCGTTCTCCACACCTTTCTCCACACCTTTCTCCACACCGTTCTCCACACCTTTCTCCACACCTTTCTCCACACCTTTCTCCACACCTTTCTCCACACCGTTCTCCACACCTTTCTCCACACCTTTCTCCACACCGTTCTCCACACCGTTCTCCACACCTTTCTCCACACCGTTCTCCACACCGTTCTCCACACCTTTCTCCACACCGTTCTCCACACCGTTCTCCACACCGTTCTCCACACCGTTCTCCACACCTTTCTCCACACCTTTCTTCACACCTTTCTCCACACCGTTCTCCACACCTTTCTCCACACCGTTCTCCACACCGTTCTCCACACCGTTCACCACACCGTTCTCCACACCTTTCTCCACACCGTTCTCCACACCGTTCTCCA